From Acidipropionibacterium acidipropionici, one genomic window encodes:
- a CDS encoding GNAT family N-acetyltransferase: protein MSTIIDAQPRGAVQESINGPEQTDDGAFKRQPNRFTARFSTGELPVKAGRYRLVVSAVCGWSRRQIIVRRLLGLEDAISISYVSGRGDDGGWVFTDQPGGRDPVLGFKRLNDAYRTAEPGYRGRGTVPALVDTRTGAVVTNDYHTLSLELETAWKPFHRAGAPDLYPKDLRPRIDLLNQQLFDDVNNGPYKVLFATSPEAAEVARAVFEARLRDYDHRLATRRYLFGDRLTDSDIRLWVPWPASTRPTSPDIPRPCATLRYGSAICRTCGPTPVTCSRRRGSSTTATPRHWASRPAPTAPTWAGSVRRPTPRRATAWRPGASPRAAKGCRGPTSPPAPEGQAPISTGRSRPAGSRSSEEETVSTIVRPVIDAYSYPPEVIASLRPIPVDLWFRDLGASRLGRLVLRHALPEEYGEVGDVLEAAFTTGCWSTPEYIVGLHAIDARARTSNVWVVADDEGVLAAVLTPQPRYLDGPFTFNILGVGPRGRGLGLGRLLTDHAVNLARALGIGSIEIHSGPQMAAAHKVYVDYGFVRRIEQETVVVDGHQRLRSFTFRVPDPVADPPHIEHADPPAGDSPFPPPGDPVSITALRPAGVQDAGHFHATAPRRPGPAELPDRRLRLVAPASSPRSWGAVLGARIAAPDWVTVEWSQEVSSPVLLDGEGLLVSDDWSWIARSLATASGSKIYPAARREEIDALEQVIDAELIGALEEVVFSTDQAVRDAVSRLLFARLGLLDLQLADRRYLLGDELTSADLPLFGVLLGWDLRYRAHLGWGAASLVDYPNLWRWARRLAAEVLSAEDRVAAGLEAGPDGSFAEPWGPALPVEGIDDIRAAWREPVE, encoded by the coding sequence GTGAGCACCATCATCGACGCCCAGCCGCGCGGGGCCGTCCAGGAGTCGATCAACGGCCCCGAGCAGACCGATGACGGCGCCTTCAAGCGCCAGCCCAACCGCTTCACCGCGCGGTTCTCCACCGGGGAGCTGCCGGTGAAGGCCGGACGCTACCGGCTGGTCGTCTCTGCCGTCTGCGGGTGGTCGCGTCGTCAGATCATCGTGCGGCGGCTGCTGGGGCTCGAGGACGCCATCTCGATCTCCTACGTCTCGGGGCGCGGCGACGACGGCGGCTGGGTCTTCACCGACCAGCCCGGGGGCCGGGATCCGGTGCTCGGCTTCAAACGCCTCAACGACGCCTACCGCACCGCCGAGCCCGGCTACCGGGGACGCGGGACGGTGCCGGCACTGGTCGACACGCGCACGGGTGCGGTGGTCACCAACGACTACCACACCCTCAGCCTGGAGCTGGAGACGGCGTGGAAACCCTTCCACCGGGCCGGGGCGCCCGACCTGTACCCGAAGGATCTGCGCCCCCGGATCGACCTGCTCAACCAGCAGCTCTTCGACGACGTCAACAACGGGCCCTACAAGGTGCTCTTCGCCACCTCCCCGGAAGCGGCGGAGGTCGCCCGGGCGGTCTTCGAGGCCCGGCTGCGGGATTACGACCACCGGCTGGCGACCAGGCGGTATCTGTTCGGGGACCGGCTCACCGATTCCGACATCCGGCTGTGGGTCCCCTGGCCAGCTTCGACCAGACCTACGTCACCGGATATCCCGAGGCCGTGCGCGACACTGCGCTACGGGTCCGCGATCTGCCGAACCTGTGGGCCTACGCCCGTGACCTGTTCCAGACGCCGGGGTTCGTCGACGACCGCGACACCGAGGCACTGGGCATCACGCCCGGCCCCGACGGCTCCTACCTGGGCGGGTTCGGTGAGGCGCCCGACGCCGCGTCGGGCGACCGCCTGGCGGCCTGGAGCGAGCCCGCGGGCCGCGAAGGGCTGTCGGGGTCCGACGTCACCGCCGGCCCCGGAGGGGCAGGCACCGATCAGTACTGGGCGTTCGCGCCCGGCCGGGTCCCGATCGTCTGAGGAGGAGACCGTGAGCACCATCGTCAGGCCCGTCATCGACGCCTATTCGTATCCGCCCGAGGTGATCGCCTCGCTGCGCCCGATCCCGGTGGATCTGTGGTTCCGGGATCTGGGCGCCTCCCGGCTCGGGCGCCTCGTGCTGCGCCACGCCCTGCCAGAGGAGTACGGCGAGGTGGGCGACGTCCTGGAGGCCGCCTTCACCACGGGCTGCTGGTCGACCCCGGAGTACATCGTCGGCCTGCACGCCATCGACGCCCGGGCGCGGACGTCGAATGTGTGGGTGGTGGCCGACGACGAGGGCGTCCTCGCGGCGGTGCTCACCCCCCAGCCGCGGTACCTGGACGGGCCATTCACCTTCAACATCCTGGGGGTGGGGCCGCGGGGCCGCGGGCTGGGGCTGGGCCGGCTGCTCACCGACCACGCCGTGAATCTGGCCCGGGCCCTGGGGATCGGCAGCATCGAGATCCACTCCGGGCCGCAGATGGCCGCGGCCCACAAGGTGTATGTGGACTACGGCTTCGTGCGGCGCATCGAGCAGGAGACGGTGGTGGTCGACGGCCACCAGCGGCTGCGCAGCTTCACGTTCCGGGTGCCGGATCCGGTCGCAGACCCGCCACACATCGAGCACGCCGACCCGCCGGCCGGCGACTCCCCCTTCCCGCCCCCAGGAGATCCCGTGAGCATCACCGCACTGCGCCCCGCCGGGGTCCAGGACGCCGGCCACTTCCACGCCACGGCACCCAGACGCCCCGGCCCGGCCGAGCTGCCGGACCGGCGACTGCGGCTGGTGGCCCCGGCGTCATCGCCCCGCAGCTGGGGGGCGGTGCTGGGCGCCCGGATCGCCGCCCCCGACTGGGTGACGGTGGAGTGGTCCCAGGAGGTGTCCTCGCCCGTGCTGCTGGACGGCGAGGGGCTGCTGGTGAGCGACGACTGGTCGTGGATCGCGCGGTCGCTGGCCACGGCGTCGGGCAGCAAGATCTACCCGGCGGCCCGGCGCGAGGAGATCGACGCCCTGGAGCAGGTGATCGACGCCGAGCTCATCGGCGCCCTGGAGGAGGTGGTTTTCTCCACCGACCAGGCGGTGCGCGACGCCGTCTCCCGGCTGCTCTTCGCCCGGCTCGGGCTGCTGGACCTACAGCTGGCGGACCGCCGCTACCTGCTCGGCGACGAGCTGACCTCTGCCGACCTGCCCCTGTTCGGGGTGCTGCTCGGCTGGGACCTGCGCTACCGGGCCCACCTGGGCTGGGGTGCGGCCTCCCTGGTCGACTACCCGAATCTGTGGAGGTGGGCCCGTCGGCTGGCCGCCGAGGTGCTCTCGGCCGAGGACCGGGTCGCCGCCGGCCTGGAGGCCGGCCCCGACGGCTCCTTCGCCGAGCCCTGGGGCCCGGCGCTGCCGGTCGAGGGGATCGACGACATCCGGGCCGCGTGGCGGGAGCCGGTGGAGTAG
- a CDS encoding ABC transporter substrate-binding protein: MTSPLDPFHRPVGRRSLLMAAAGLAALGPVLSACGGSSSSAAPATPTGKPVDGGRLIWAVETQLSSANPHINGQDKARPILRNAFDSLIFLDADGKYQPWLAKTITPSDGGTVLTLELRQDVTFSDGEKFNAAAVIKNFDKLSDAKYATSAAGALSSVKKYEATGPYTVKFTLSKPDTYFLTWLAGVNAAPISPKSLALSLDDLQAGGTKIAGTGPFTITKYALNTEIVFTRRKDYAWAPTAIAKGQKAAHLEQVTYRTLKEGSARTGALQRSQVDVASDIQPLDVETFTSNPKFGYVRATVAGSPYSLYLNVSKSPFEDIRVRQAFAQGADITAIVNSIYRGTYQRAWAPYNLVGPFQDPSLKNWLKFDKAAANKLLDEAGWKTKNSSGIRTKGGKTLTVTASTATDFVRESRDQLNVALGAALKQNVGIDYKYLPVDLGTDTAKGKANQYEVFDNSYGGADPVVPFDLLYYSSDPSRGYIARGRYNDKKLEKWLDDARFSNDTAARKKTYASVQEYVTKEKYYTIPLAVTQDTYAYNAEKVAGIVADPASGGPFSAYTAWVASK; the protein is encoded by the coding sequence ATGACCTCTCCCCTCGATCCGTTCCACCGCCCCGTCGGCCGCCGCTCGCTGCTCATGGCCGCCGCCGGGCTGGCCGCACTCGGACCGGTCCTGAGCGCCTGCGGAGGGTCCTCCTCGAGCGCCGCGCCCGCCACCCCCACCGGCAAGCCCGTCGACGGCGGCAGGCTCATCTGGGCGGTGGAGACCCAGCTCTCCTCGGCCAACCCGCACATCAACGGCCAGGACAAGGCCCGCCCGATCCTGCGCAACGCCTTCGACTCGCTCATCTTCCTGGACGCCGACGGCAAGTACCAGCCCTGGCTCGCCAAGACCATCACCCCCTCGGACGGCGGCACCGTGCTGACCCTGGAGCTGCGTCAGGACGTCACCTTCTCCGACGGCGAGAAGTTCAACGCCGCCGCCGTCATCAAGAACTTCGACAAGCTGTCGGACGCCAAGTACGCGACGTCGGCGGCGGGCGCCCTCAGCTCCGTCAAGAAGTACGAGGCCACCGGCCCCTACACGGTGAAGTTCACCCTGTCCAAGCCCGACACCTACTTCCTCACCTGGCTGGCGGGGGTCAACGCGGCCCCCATCTCCCCCAAGAGCCTGGCCCTGTCCCTGGACGACCTACAGGCCGGCGGCACCAAGATCGCCGGCACCGGCCCCTTCACCATCACCAAGTACGCCCTCAACACCGAGATCGTCTTCACCAGGCGCAAGGACTACGCGTGGGCGCCGACGGCGATCGCCAAGGGGCAGAAGGCCGCCCACCTGGAGCAGGTGACCTACCGCACCCTCAAGGAGGGCTCGGCACGCACCGGGGCGCTGCAGCGCTCCCAGGTGGACGTCGCCTCCGACATCCAGCCCCTCGACGTGGAGACCTTCACCTCCAACCCGAAGTTCGGATACGTCCGCGCCACCGTCGCCGGCTCCCCGTACTCGCTGTACCTCAATGTCTCGAAGTCTCCCTTCGAGGATATCAGGGTGCGTCAGGCATTCGCCCAGGGCGCCGATATCACCGCCATCGTCAACAGCATCTACCGCGGCACCTATCAGCGCGCCTGGGCGCCCTACAATCTGGTCGGCCCCTTCCAGGATCCGTCGCTCAAGAACTGGCTTAAATTCGACAAGGCGGCCGCCAACAAGCTGCTCGACGAGGCCGGCTGGAAGACGAAGAACTCCTCGGGTATCCGCACCAAGGGCGGCAAGACGCTGACTGTGACGGCGTCGACCGCCACTGACTTCGTCCGGGAGTCCCGCGACCAGCTCAATGTGGCCCTGGGGGCCGCGCTCAAGCAGAACGTCGGCATCGACTACAAGTACCTCCCCGTAGATCTGGGCACCGACACGGCGAAGGGGAAGGCCAACCAGTACGAGGTCTTCGACAACTCTTACGGCGGCGCCGACCCGGTGGTGCCCTTCGACCTGCTGTACTACTCGTCGGATCCCTCCCGCGGATATATCGCCCGCGGCCGGTACAACGACAAGAAGCTCGAGAAATGGCTCGACGACGCCCGGTTCAGCAATGACACCGCCGCGCGCAAGAAGACCTACGCCAGCGTTCAGGAATACGTCACCAAGGAGAAGTACTACACCATTCCGCTGGCGGTGACCCAGGACACCTACGCCTACAACGCGGAGAAGGTGGCCGGGATCGTCGCCGACCCGGCCTCCGGCGGCCCCTTCAGCGCCTACACCGCATGGGTGGCGTCGAAGTGA
- a CDS encoding glutathione S-transferase family protein: protein MTATTEQPTVREAGPVDFETFGTIYEPRGEARRAPLGTGAEVYPFRGRIDPDGEFPPEPGRYHLYVSAACPFAHRTLIVRALKGLEEAIGVSVVDPIRDGRGWAFRADPDPSSPSGVHQTLDRANGFAFLSQAYEASVPGAYTGRVSVPVLWDTRTGQVVSNHFPEITLDLGSQFNRWARDPQLDLYPVPLRDEIDALNDVIGPHLNQGVYHAGFATTQDDYEAGYREVFETLDLLEDLLGDGREFLVGGRLTEADVRLWPTLVRFDPVYLSHFKLNRNRLVDFEKLWAYARRLHAIPAFRTTTDSDQIRRHYYGTQRHINPTGIVPPDPRIDWSL, encoded by the coding sequence GTGACCGCCACCACCGAGCAGCCGACCGTCCGGGAGGCGGGACCGGTTGACTTCGAGACCTTCGGGACGATCTACGAGCCGCGCGGGGAAGCCCGGCGGGCGCCGTTGGGAACCGGGGCCGAGGTCTACCCGTTCCGGGGACGCATCGACCCCGACGGCGAGTTCCCGCCCGAGCCCGGCCGCTACCACCTGTACGTCTCGGCGGCATGCCCCTTCGCCCACAGGACCCTCATCGTGCGGGCGCTCAAGGGCCTGGAAGAGGCGATCGGCGTCTCGGTGGTCGACCCGATCCGCGACGGGAGGGGCTGGGCCTTCCGGGCCGATCCCGATCCGTCATCGCCCAGCGGCGTCCACCAGACCCTCGACCGCGCGAACGGCTTCGCCTTCCTGTCCCAGGCCTACGAGGCCTCCGTGCCGGGCGCCTACACCGGGCGGGTCTCGGTGCCGGTGCTGTGGGACACCCGGACCGGGCAGGTGGTCTCCAACCACTTCCCGGAGATCACACTGGACCTCGGTTCGCAGTTCAACCGGTGGGCCCGCGATCCACAGCTGGACCTCTACCCGGTGCCGCTGCGCGACGAGATCGACGCCCTCAACGACGTCATTGGCCCGCACCTCAACCAGGGCGTCTACCACGCCGGCTTCGCCACGACCCAGGACGACTACGAGGCGGGGTACCGGGAGGTGTTCGAGACCCTTGACCTGCTGGAGGATCTGCTGGGAGACGGCCGGGAGTTCCTTGTCGGCGGCCGGCTCACCGAGGCCGACGTCCGTCTCTGGCCCACCCTGGTGCGCTTCGACCCGGTGTACCTCAGCCACTTCAAGCTCAACCGCAACCGTCTTGTCGATTTCGAGAAACTGTGGGCCTACGCGCGTCGGCTCCACGCGATCCCGGCCTTCCGCACAACCACCGATTCCGACCAGATCAGACGCCACTATTACGGCACCCAGCGACACATCAATCCCACCGGGATCGTGCCACCCGACCCGCGGATCGACTGGTCCCTGTAG
- a CDS encoding glutathione S-transferase C-terminal domain-containing protein, whose translation MSTVVTDLETELNTEHPEPAETTASFPETNTEQTPDGAFRRQRNLFPVRFGDGPGQYPAEPGRYRLLGSVSCGWCRRQLIAIRLLGLEEALPFVPLYGRDGAGWRISETQGDVVQKWGSDRLNSFYERTIPGFTGRGTSPTIIDIETGKVVTNSYHTIDLDLASVWKPFHRAGAPDLYPEELRPEINLLNQQIFDDVNNGTYKVIFATNPQAARAALGIFEARLADYDFRLDSRRYLFGDRITDSDIRLFQTLSSFERSYRPRLADILGDGNVKHLQDFGNLWDYARDLFQHGFVDDRELYFLDLLPGPSGEYVQGLGFAEGLELPDAAEALAAWQQPSGREDLAGSPLYSGPGSGGSFELWSLS comes from the coding sequence ATGTCCACCGTCGTCACAGATCTCGAGACCGAGCTCAACACCGAACACCCCGAGCCCGCCGAGACCACCGCCTCATTCCCCGAGACCAACACCGAGCAGACCCCGGACGGGGCCTTCCGGCGTCAGCGCAACCTCTTCCCCGTGCGCTTCGGGGACGGACCCGGCCAGTACCCGGCCGAGCCTGGACGCTACCGGCTGCTGGGCAGCGTGAGCTGCGGCTGGTGCAGGCGCCAGCTCATCGCGATCCGGCTCCTCGGCCTGGAGGAGGCGCTGCCCTTTGTCCCGCTCTACGGCCGTGACGGCGCCGGCTGGCGGATCAGCGAGACCCAGGGCGACGTCGTGCAGAAGTGGGGGTCCGACCGGCTGAACTCCTTCTACGAGCGCACCATCCCCGGTTTCACCGGCCGCGGCACCTCCCCGACGATCATCGACATCGAGACCGGGAAGGTGGTCACGAACTCCTACCACACCATCGATCTGGATCTGGCGAGCGTCTGGAAGCCCTTCCACAGGGCGGGGGCGCCCGACCTGTACCCCGAGGAGTTGCGGCCTGAGATCAACCTGCTCAATCAGCAGATCTTCGACGACGTCAACAACGGCACCTACAAGGTGATCTTCGCCACCAATCCGCAGGCCGCCCGGGCCGCCCTGGGCATCTTCGAGGCCCGGCTCGCCGATTACGATTTCCGGTTGGATTCCAGGCGCTATCTGTTCGGCGACAGGATCACCGATTCCGACATCCGGCTCTTCCAGACACTGTCCTCCTTCGAGCGCAGCTACCGTCCGCGGCTCGCGGACATCCTGGGCGACGGCAACGTCAAGCATCTGCAGGACTTCGGCAATCTGTGGGACTACGCTCGCGACCTGTTCCAGCACGGCTTCGTCGACGACCGGGAGCTGTACTTCCTCGATCTGCTGCCCGGGCCCTCGGGCGAGTACGTCCAGGGGCTGGGCTTCGCCGAGGGGCTCGAGCTGCCGGACGCCGCCGAGGCCCTGGCGGCCTGGCAGCAGCCGAGCGGCCGCGAGGACCTGGCCGGTTCGCCGCTGTACTCCGGCCCGGGATCGGGCGGCTCCTTCGAGCTGTGGAGCCTGTCGTGA
- a CDS encoding dipeptide ABC transporter ATP-binding protein, protein MSITDHIPGKRLRVVPDDVSPDASAADALVAIRNLDVRFTGRREVHAVRGISLTIRPGEAVAIVGESGSGKSVTSRSIVGLAGDNAQVSADEFSVVGRDALRLREGQWRDIRGRRIGFVLQDALPSLDPLRTVGAEIAETLRTHRIVSRKEIPGRVDELLREAGIPDAEVRSRQYPHQLSGGLRQRALIASALAGKPELLIADEPTTALDVTVQAQILDLLEAKREEGTALLLVSHDLAVVSRIADRVLVMHDGVVVEEGPTATVLTDPADPYTRSLLAAVPSASTRGTRLSSTSPVPISTGPATTKPVPSDDTDSTPVLEAVGVTKRYPLPGGGSRTAVDDVSLTLAPGQKLGIVGESGSGKSTLARLLLDLTLPDEGQIRIGGLPWSKKEGVDADLRRQVQFISQDPLGSFDPRYSIGEIVAEPLGIRLRTPGAREAVAELLGSVGLDASFIDASPKRLSGGQRQRVAIARALALEPRALICDEPVSALDVSIQAQVLDLFSDLAERTGTALVFISHDLGVVHHLVDQVLVMRYGRVIESGDVDDVFTNPLHPYTQDLVAAIPRLATTAPHQPGSPRRLPA, encoded by the coding sequence ATGAGCATCACGGATCACATCCCCGGAAAGCGTCTCCGCGTGGTTCCCGATGACGTCTCCCCCGATGCGAGCGCTGCCGACGCGCTGGTGGCCATCCGCAACCTCGACGTCCGCTTCACCGGGCGCCGCGAGGTGCACGCCGTGCGCGGCATCTCGCTGACCATCCGCCCCGGGGAGGCCGTGGCCATCGTCGGCGAGTCCGGATCCGGCAAGTCCGTCACCTCCCGCAGCATCGTCGGCCTGGCCGGGGACAACGCCCAGGTGAGCGCCGACGAGTTCAGCGTCGTCGGGCGCGACGCCCTGAGGCTGCGCGAGGGCCAGTGGCGCGACATCCGCGGACGCCGGATCGGCTTCGTCCTCCAGGACGCGCTGCCCTCCCTGGACCCGCTGCGCACCGTCGGCGCCGAGATCGCCGAGACCCTGCGCACCCACCGCATCGTCTCCCGCAAGGAGATTCCCGGGCGAGTCGACGAGCTGCTGCGCGAGGCCGGGATCCCCGACGCCGAGGTGCGCTCCCGCCAGTACCCCCACCAGCTGTCCGGCGGCCTGCGGCAGCGCGCCCTCATCGCCTCGGCCCTGGCCGGGAAGCCCGAGCTGCTCATCGCCGACGAGCCCACCACCGCACTGGACGTCACCGTCCAGGCGCAGATCCTGGATCTGCTGGAGGCAAAGAGGGAGGAGGGCACCGCCCTGCTTCTGGTCTCCCACGACCTGGCGGTGGTCTCCCGGATCGCCGACCGGGTGCTGGTGATGCACGACGGCGTCGTGGTCGAGGAGGGCCCCACCGCCACCGTGCTCACCGACCCCGCCGACCCCTACACGCGCTCCCTGCTGGCGGCCGTGCCCTCGGCGTCGACCCGCGGCACCAGGCTGTCGAGCACCTCCCCCGTCCCGATCAGCACCGGCCCGGCCACCACGAAGCCCGTCCCCTCCGACGACACGGATTCGACGCCGGTGCTGGAGGCGGTCGGCGTCACCAAGCGCTACCCGCTGCCCGGCGGCGGCTCCCGGACCGCCGTCGACGACGTCAGCCTCACCCTGGCTCCCGGCCAGAAGCTCGGGATCGTCGGGGAGTCCGGCTCCGGCAAGTCGACCCTGGCCCGGCTCCTGCTGGATCTCACCCTCCCCGACGAGGGCCAGATCCGCATCGGCGGACTGCCGTGGTCCAAGAAGGAGGGGGTGGACGCCGACCTGCGCCGTCAGGTGCAGTTCATCTCCCAGGACCCCCTCGGGTCCTTCGACCCCCGCTACTCCATCGGCGAGATCGTCGCCGAGCCCCTCGGTATCAGGCTGCGCACCCCCGGGGCCCGCGAGGCGGTCGCCGAGCTGCTCGGCTCCGTCGGCCTGGACGCCAGCTTCATCGACGCCTCGCCGAAGCGCCTGTCCGGCGGCCAGCGTCAGCGCGTCGCCATCGCCCGCGCCCTGGCCCTGGAACCCCGGGCACTGATCTGCGACGAGCCCGTCTCGGCCCTCGACGTCTCCATCCAGGCCCAGGTGCTCGACCTCTTCTCCGACCTGGCCGAGCGCACCGGCACCGCCCTGGTCTTCATCTCCCACGACCTGGGCGTCGTCCACCACCTCGTCGACCAGGTGCTGGTGATGCGCTACGGCCGGGTCATCGAGTCCGGAGACGTCGACGACGTCTTCACCAACCCCCTGCACCCCTACACCCAGGACCTGGTAGCCGCGATCCCCCGGCTCGCCACCACCGCACCCCACCAACCCGGATCCCCGCGACGCCTGCCCGCCTGA
- a CDS encoding ABC transporter permease yields the protein MQHLVADTALSGPLEQSPETDSRARRRALARLIITRILGAVFVLWAAVTLTFLAVHATPGDTVSLLLGQNRDDPVLRARTIERWGLDHPLWYQYLLYLVRIPTGDLGVSYTFSRPVTDLLAESIGPTLQLAGAATLGAVIIAYLITFATSTRLKALRPVSQFIELILLSAPSFWIGIVLLLVFSFKLGWFSIVDPNSPQALVLPALSLALPIGCYLAQILRDGADRAMEQPFALTSRSRGLSTTRVYSAHALKHGTVPVITVLGLIIGSLIGGAVVVEQVFGRAGLGQIAVQAVNVKDVPLILGVTIVATGAFVIASTLVDVAALAIDPRLRAASTARS from the coding sequence ATGCAGCATCTTGTCGCCGACACCGCCCTGAGTGGGCCGCTCGAGCAGTCCCCTGAGACCGACTCGAGGGCCCGCCGCCGCGCCCTGGCCCGCCTCATCATCACCCGGATCCTGGGCGCCGTCTTCGTCCTGTGGGCCGCGGTCACCCTCACCTTCCTGGCCGTCCACGCCACCCCCGGCGACACCGTCTCCCTGCTGCTGGGCCAGAACCGCGACGACCCGGTGCTGCGGGCCCGCACCATCGAACGCTGGGGCCTGGACCATCCGCTGTGGTACCAGTACCTCCTCTACCTGGTGCGCATCCCCACCGGGGATCTGGGCGTCAGCTACACCTTCTCCCGCCCGGTCACCGATCTGCTCGCCGAGTCCATCGGCCCGACGCTGCAGCTGGCCGGGGCGGCCACCCTCGGCGCGGTGATCATCGCCTACCTCATCACCTTCGCCACCTCCACCCGCCTCAAGGCCCTGCGGCCGGTCTCCCAGTTCATCGAGCTCATCCTGCTGTCTGCGCCCTCCTTCTGGATCGGGATCGTGCTGCTGCTGGTCTTCAGCTTCAAGCTCGGCTGGTTCTCCATCGTCGACCCGAACTCCCCGCAGGCCCTGGTGCTTCCCGCGCTCTCGCTGGCCCTGCCGATCGGCTGCTACCTGGCGCAGATCCTGCGCGACGGCGCCGACCGGGCCATGGAGCAGCCCTTCGCCCTCACCTCCCGCTCCCGCGGGCTGTCGACCACCAGGGTCTATTCGGCCCACGCCCTCAAGCACGGCACCGTTCCGGTGATCACGGTGCTCGGCCTCATCATCGGCAGTCTCATCGGCGGCGCGGTGGTCGTCGAGCAGGTCTTCGGACGCGCCGGCCTGGGCCAGATCGCCGTCCAGGCGGTCAACGTCAAGGATGTGCCCCTCATCCTGGGGGTCACGATCGTCGCCACCGGCGCCTTCGTCATCGCCTCCACCCTGGTGGACGTCGCGGCCCTGGCCATCGACCCGCGGCTGCGCGCCGCCTCAACCGCCAGGAGCTGA
- a CDS encoding ABC transporter permease yields MAVLTLPVSARRTGLGRSNLTIVASGTVLALAAVTAIAPNLLSHTDPLFADPTASLSAPSAAHWAGTDLQGRDVFSRIIHGARYSLSIGLGATLLALSAGLLLGVIAATAPRWADQIVSRAVDILAAFPEVLLALLFIALTGPGVVNLIVAIGIAGIPKYARLVRTQILATRQSGFVEQARTFGITGLRSLLRHVLPNALGSLPIIATIGLGEAIVSSAALSFLGLGPQPPNPEWGLMISESRDYLRHAWWLGVFPGAAVTVVVIAATVLGRTLQARYERRSS; encoded by the coding sequence ATGGCCGTCCTCACCCTCCCCGTCTCCGCCCGCCGCACCGGCCTGGGACGCTCGAACCTCACCATCGTCGCCTCCGGCACCGTGCTGGCCCTGGCCGCCGTCACCGCCATCGCCCCGAACCTGCTCTCCCACACCGACCCTCTCTTCGCCGACCCGACCGCCTCCCTGTCGGCCCCCTCGGCCGCCCACTGGGCCGGCACCGATCTGCAGGGCCGCGACGTCTTCTCCCGGATCATCCACGGAGCCCGCTACTCCCTGTCCATCGGGCTGGGCGCCACCCTCCTGGCCCTGTCCGCCGGACTCCTGCTCGGCGTCATCGCCGCCACCGCTCCGCGCTGGGCCGACCAGATCGTCAGCCGGGCCGTCGACATCCTGGCGGCCTTCCCCGAGGTGCTGCTGGCCCTGCTGTTCATCGCGCTGACCGGCCCCGGCGTCGTCAACCTCATCGTGGCCATCGGCATCGCCGGCATCCCCAAGTACGCCCGGCTGGTGCGCACCCAGATCCTGGCCACCCGCCAGTCCGGCTTCGTGGAGCAGGCTCGCACCTTCGGCATCACCGGCCTCCGCTCTCTGCTGCGGCACGTGCTGCCCAATGCCCTGGGCTCCCTGCCGATCATCGCCACCATCGGGCTGGGCGAGGCCATCGTCTCCTCGGCGGCGCTGAGCTTCCTGGGACTGGGCCCCCAGCCCCCCAACCCCGAATGGGGACTCATGATCTCCGAGTCCCGCGACTACCTGCGTCACGCCTGGTGGCTCGGCGTCTTCCCGGGAGCCGCCGTCACCGTCGTCGTCATCGCCGCCACTGTGCTGGGCCGCACCCTCCAGGCCCGCTACGAGAGAAGGTCGTCATGA